A window of Phyllopteryx taeniolatus isolate TA_2022b chromosome 19, UOR_Ptae_1.2, whole genome shotgun sequence contains these coding sequences:
- the si:dkey-191m6.4 gene encoding rho GTPase-activating protein 22 isoform X2, translating into MANSQTDMDDWVKAIRRVIWAPFGGGIFGQRLEDTVQYEKKFGPRLAPLLVEQCVDFIRERGLDEEGLFRMPGQANLVKDLQEAFDCGDKPLFDSNTDVHTVASLLKLYLRELPEPVIPFCKYEDFLTCAHLLAKDEEEGVQELGKQVNTLPLSNYNLLKYICKFLDEVQSHCNENKMSVQNLATVFGPNILRPKMEDPVTIMEGTSLVQHLMTILIREHKCLYSGRDQEGLSVPQAEHQLLNRTLGAWISEEDLQSCPISNPEQELNSSASSLEAKLWAAVTATQNPNPNPGPKLGSSSAKGETVVSPSKQAKSIPSWKYSFKSSSSPRCQPQPKQSGSVVEPSAVSSGGGGSSNWLMNGLSSLRGHRRTSSGERSARDRDSTGSSQRLSTYDNVTSSSSMGSVQSVGSTPWSTSSCEISVPDSGSGDPSAHHNSGAVREGEGGDKGEWTESQREPEMGCDGGGTTEPSSEQDSCEACGENGNASMVAGVPSIIMSEDGDGRNVALSSLVEDLKNELRKQKAAYEARIQKLEDSSAVLCAHMERLEQEMEQEKKRQRMLEIKLRNSERAREDAENRNKLLEKEMEDFFSTLGDLTMSTRTSDI; encoded by the exons GGATATTTGGCCAGCGATTGGAGGACACAGTGCAGTATGAGAAAAAGTTTGGCCCCCGGCTGGCCCCCCTGCTGGTGGAGCAGTGTGTGGATTTCATCAGGGAGAGGGGCTTGGACGAGGAGGGTCTCTTCCGAATGCCAGGTCAGGCCAACCTGGTCAAAGATCTGCAAGAGGCCTTCGACTGTGGTGACAAGCCTCTTTTTGACAG CAACACAGATGTTCACACTGTGGCATCCTTGCTGAAGTTATACCTGCGAGAGCTGCCTGAACCTGTCATTCCCTTTTGCAAATATGAAGACTTTCTGACATGCGCACACCTTTTGGCcaaagatgaggaggag GGAGTTCAGGAGCTCGGGAAGCAAGTTAACACACTACCTCTGTCTAACTACAATCTCCTCAAGTACATATGCAA ATTCCTTGATGAAGTCCAATCTCActgtaatgaaaacaaaatgagcGTCCAGAACCTTGCCACAGTTTTTGGGCCTAACATCCTTCGACCCAAGATGGAAGACCCAGTCACTATCATGGAAG GGACCTCTTTAGTCCAGCACCTAATGACGATTCTGATCAGGGAACACAAGTGTTTGTACTCAGGGAGGGACCAGGAGGGCCTCAGTGTACCCCAAGCTGAGCATCAGCTCCTCAATCGTACCCTTGGCGCCTGGATCTCTGAAGAGGACTTGCAGAGCTGCCCCATCTCTAACCCAGAACAAGAACTGAACAGCAGTGCCTCGTCACTTGAAGCCAAACTGTGGGCCGCCGTCACCGCCACGCagaaccctaacccaaaccctggACCAAAACTGGGGTCTTCGTCGGCAAAGGGGGAGACAGTGGTGAGCCCGAGTAAACAAGCCAAGAGCATCCCTTCATGGAAGTACTCTTTTAAAAGCTCCTCTTCACCTCGTTGTCAGCCGCAGCCTAAGCAGAGCGGCTCTGTGGTGGAACCGAGCGCCGTGTCTTCTGGCGGAGGAGGAAGTAGTAACTGGCTGATGAACGGTTTGTCCTCCTTGAGAGGGCACAGACGCACCTCATCAGGTGAAAGGTCAGCCCGGGACCGTGACTCCACCGGCTCGTCACAAAGACTCTCCACCTATGACAacgtcacctcctcctccagtaTGGGCAGCGTTCAGAGTGTAGGCAGCACTCCTTGGTCCACCTCCTCCTGTGAGATCTCAGTGCCAGATTCTGGGAGCGGCGATCCCTCGGCCCACCACAACTCTGGAGCGGTGCGTGAAGGTGAAGGTGGGGACAAGGGGGAGTGGACGGAGAGTCAGAGGGAGCCTGAGATGGGATGCGACGGGGGGGGGACCACAGAGCCGAGCTCTGAGCAGGACAGCTGTGAGGCCTGCGGTGAGAATGGCAATGCGAGCATGGTAGCTGGAGTTCCGTCCATCATCATGTCTGAGGATGGAGACGGAAGGAACGTCGCACTGAGCAGTCTGGTAGAGGACCTCAAGAACGAGCTCAGGAAACAGAAGGCTGCTTATGAGGCCAGAATCCAAAA GTTGGAGGACTCCAGTGCTGTCCTGTGCGCTCACATGGAGCGTTTAGAGCAGGAGATGGAGCAGGAGAAGAAGCGGCAACGCATGCTGGAGATCAAACTGCGGAACTCCGAGCGAGCTCGGGAGGACGCAGAGAACCGCAACAAACTTCTGGAGAAGGAGATGGAGGACTTCTTTTCCACCCTGGGAGATCTTACCATGAGTACGAGGACCAGCGATATTTGA